ATCCGCGTTTTCAAGACCAACGGATAATCGCAATAACCCATCTGTAATTCCTCTTCTCTCTCTTTCAGCCTTAGGCATGGAAGCATGTGACATTCTTGATGGATAGGATAGAATCGATTCGACCGCTCCTAAACTGACGGCGAATACGGGAATGTTTACATGTTTGATGAGTTGCTTCACTTCCTCTTCCCCTTTTAATCGGAAGGAAAGTACCGCTCCTGGACCCTCTGCCTGCCGGACTTGAATTTCACGACCGGGATGATAGCTCAATCCCGGGTAATACACTTCTTCTACTTCCTTTCTGCCTTCTAGGAAGCTTGCAATCTTATAAGCCGACTCCGATGATTCCTTCAATCGGACATGCAATGTTTTCAGCCCCCTTAAGAGCAGCCAGCAATCCTGTACCCCAAGTACTGCCCCAAACGAATTCTGCAGGAAAGCAAGTTTCCCGGCAATCTCTTCATCTCCCGTTACCGCAAGCCCTGCCAAGACGTCACTATGTCCGGCAAGAAACTTCGTCGCACTGTGCAGGACAACATCCACACCGAGACTGATTGGCCTTTGCAGCAATGGCGTCATGAATGTATTATCCAGAAATGTTAAGCAGTCATTTGCCTTGGCAAGCTTCACGACCCCTTCAATA
The DNA window shown above is from Rossellomorea vietnamensis and carries:
- the metC gene encoding cystathionine beta-lyase translates to MSKKPFSLQTSLIHSRGFDKETGAVSTPIHHATTFHQQDFDQYGTYDYSRSGNPTRETVEETIAELERGVRGFAFSSGMAAISTSFLLLSSGDHVLVSEEVYGGTYRMITEVLTKFDIEYSFVNMKDLHEVACAIKHNTKVIYMETPSNPLLNITDIEGVVKLAKANDCLTFLDNTFMTPLLQRPISLGVDVVLHSATKFLAGHSDVLAGLAVTGDEEIAGKLAFLQNSFGAVLGVQDCWLLLRGLKTLHVRLKESSESAYKIASFLEGRKEVEEVYYPGLSYHPGREIQVRQAEGPGAVLSFRLKGEEEVKQLIKHVNIPVFAVSLGAVESILSYPSRMSHASMPKAERERRGITDGLLRLSVGLENADELIKDLQKGLDSIQQINRSNVINL